The genomic interval CAATCAGAATCAGTGTGAATTTCCCGCCGAAAATATAAGCAGAAGAATGGATTTTATGACTATTTGTCTTTGACGTTTTCTCTGACGTTCGCCATCACCAAACATTATATGCACCACTAAAACAACTCcagttattcaaacagcgaatCACTGGTAAAAATGACTGAACCTGCCTATACCATTTAGTGGTGATTCACCATGCTATTGATGGTATAAACGTCAGCTTACCACCAATGGCACAGGAGATAAAACGACAACATATCTACACTTGATCAATACTTTAGCATCATTCTATGATACGACTGGTGAGAAACACCAAAGCGGGAGTTTTGAAATAGCCCTAATCATTTTATATGTTGAACGAATCTGACAGGAATTCAAGGCTCGTATCATGAAAGCTTTCACCATGATCATTCTGAAATACTATCTGCGTATATTACACACTTTTATCGGGCACATTGATAAATTAACTACGTGTGGATATCGAATAAGTAAACAATGTTAGTGCAACCCTATCCCACTACACACGAAATGGGACTATTGTCCCATGTGAGTGTCTGCCATCTCCACgtgcaacatttcaaaagtgcCTGTAGTTGTCCTGTTCACCCTGGCCAAGCATTAGCTCTTGAAAGCTCCCAgtacgtacaaaaacaaatatgaaatcgatgtaaaaaatttaaattgaGTGGcgattttgaataaaaaagatAACTGATGGCACATTGCtgagaaaaaataacctgacaactaatcgaaaatctaTAACAAATGTGTTAACGCATTCATatctttggatctgaatgtgaacctaaaaatatttttcagtgGATACCTGACCTGGCCTGTACCCTCATTTTGTACTGACCGAAATTGTACCGCACAATATAGCCGGTTTTCAACAGTGGACATCTGTATGCCGTATTcatcaataaatttgaaaatgaaagcatCATATTGAACCAGAAGGACTCAATACACTCCTTTGCGTAGATCATGTTGCGTTCAATAAATCTTTCAACTCTTAGTTTGCACAtctttttacatatatttcaaggtcaaaggtctcgAACTCAATAGAAAGTTCATCTGTGATATCATGGGTGCAAGTTAACACTCAAATAAGGTCTCTATCTGAATTTCACTTAACGTTGGCTGCCATTCGGCCATAATCACAAGCTCGAGAATAAAAATTAAATGGATATGAAGACGATAGAATCTAAGAATGTAACAGTTGTGCCAAATATCAGAGATCAGCCAATGCATGTCAGGTGTACACTATGAATATCTTTGGcttttgaccttgaacataTAGGTTGAAGTCTAAGGTCAAGGTCTCATGAGAATGTTCACCATACAgaaaatcatgtctccattcagtcacataaaaGTAGTGTATTTCTACGAAgacttttttaaataataaatttttATTGGGCTTATTACAAAGATTACAACCTttcttgaatgaatgaatgaatgtctgtctgtctgtctgtgtacgtgtgtgtgtatgtatgtatgtatgtatgtatgtatgtatgtatgtacatgtatgtatgtatgtatgtatgtatgtatgtatgcctgcctgccacactgtctgtctgtctgtctgtccgtctgtctgtctgtctgtctgtctgtctgtctgtctgtctgtctgtctgtctgtctgtctgtctgtctgtctgtctgtctgtctgtctgtctgtctgtctgtctgtctgtctatctgtctgtctgttgtctggTTGCTCTcgaaaaaaattgttgtcatggtggTTGATAAAAATCctccccagaaatcaaatggtttaccgcGTTACTGACACCCATTTTATGTGTCAAGTGGAACTCAGCTTTTCGGAGTTAAAGCCTATGAGTAACCTAGATAGAAGCTGCCTTAATAAAACAAGGTTAACAAACAATCAGGTGCACCAACCTTTTACTGTCATACTGGTATTAAacatttcaaccctatgtattattaaattttgtaattttagaatgatactggtttttcaagatgtgaaagtATTGCCAAGATAGCCTTTAAGAAATGCCTTACAAGACTCTTAAAAGTAATTATCTCTCCAACTCTCCCCGTGCCTATGATGCACAACCAtcagatgtgctgacctttaacCTAATGAATTCATTTAAcgtttttaagaacatattacAACCCTatttataaagaatagtttatGATGATGTTGTTTTGTTAAGGTGAAGGTTATTACCTTCAAGAATTTGAGTAGCATAAACAATTAATTCGGCATTACTGGTACACATGTCCAGAGTTTCTAGGGGATGCCcctttgacccccccccccctccaccacTGCCAATCCCAATCTAAAGCTCTACCCCATACCTCTTACTGTGAAGATGCTAGTAAACTTTGCaggtttttacttttttttttactatttcaaCCCTATGCAGTTGCTTTGTACATGTTGATGCTGTCTTGCAAAGGTTGGACATTATTGTTTTAAAGAGTCTCAATATCCTGAAATTGGCTTTAAGTGCCAAACAACtcctagccccccccccccccaccgtgAGAGGTTACATATTCCCATCTCAAGCTTCCCTCTATAcctttactgtcaagatgctattaaactcctttttgaatatatttacctgTTGTAGTCGCTAATTTCGTTTGGCGTTATATTATTAGGTATTTAGTTAATAAGTTCATTCATAGGAACCCGAGAACCCCCTtccaatactttttttttaaagtcttgtTTACTTACATACCCAATGGTACCAAcctgtcaatatatatatatatatatatatatatatatatatatatatatatatatatatatatatatatatatatatatatatatatatatatatatattaaatagtgtcaaactcgtagaatagagtgctcgatgcttgggtaagcagggcgggaataatcaaagtaagttagttggaacttgaggtgcttagttgttactacgagtttcacgctcaatccAATTATCAGACAACTGGCAGCTACtcgtgttactgtatttatatgtgtaatacacaattaactttcaataaattctttcacaccttacatGAGTACATCACAGAACACTTGTTGCACAGGGAGGTCAGGAACCATgttgcaaataaataaataaatgtgtacagagatagttatccatgagtttaaCATATTTCATTACCCATGTAtagctgtttgtttgtttatttatttatttatttatatatttatttgtaacatggttcctgggctccctgtggtTGTCGTTGTAACCCTCACATAAAGTAATGAAAATGattcatttaatttaatttaccaCTCATGCatgtttaaagttattttagtAACAATACAGATGAATTCTCATTTGAAGTTTCTTTAGCTACTTATATTTCTGACTTGAAAATGACTGCATCTTACTTTTAATATGTAACATTTATCGTAGGGCCTGAAACTGTGGTGTTAGCTGTAATGTGGTTTATTACGGAACTGCTGCTGCATCCTGAAATACAGAAGAAAATCCACCAAGAAATTGATGAAGTCGTTGGTGTTGATCGTCGTCCAGTGTATGCTGATCACGACAATTTACCTTATCTAAAGGCTGCCATGTATGAAACGTTGCGTTTACACTCAATAGTACCTCTTAGTTTATTACACCGCACTCTCTGCACCACGTCTGCCAATGGATGTCAAATTCCTGATGACATCATCCCAAATCATTGGGCCATAAATCACGATCCAGATGTTTTCACAGATCCGTATGTTTATAGACCTGAGCGATTTATTGATCCTAACACGGGTAGATGTGTCTCTTTTAATGAGATGAATTTTACTCCATTCGGAATGGGTAGAAGAGTATGTCTTGGTGAAAAGTTGGCAAGAATTGAGTACTTCCTGATTGTTGCTAATTTACTACATCAGTTTGAAGTCACAGTGTCTAAGAGCCATGGTAAACCTTCCATGGAAGCTGCACTTGGTTTAACTTATAGTCCACAGCCTTTCAAGATGATAGTTAaaagtagaaatgtatgcaaataacattATCAATCTTAATCTGGTGTACTGTCTCTGATTTCAGAAAACCATAAAGTCACAACTGCATCATGTGTACATTACCAAAAGGTTGACCAAGTAAATGAACTGTcattaaaatgaacaaataatgAAAGTAAAAAGAAATGCTCCAAATTGTGCAACGACACATTATTATTGCTTAGACTGTTGTTTTCCTGAGGAAAATATCACATGAATCATGCTACCAAAAATGTATCATACATGGGCAGATCTATACAGCCAACAGGGATTGAAGTAATTCTCATTTATGCCATTCATTCATTACATAAATACCTTTTATTCATGAAACAAAATTTGCTACACTGTGACCAGTCATTACAGGCTAATCTGCAAATCTATTCTCAACATGGGAATATGCGAATCAAATCAGAGATTGTGGCATACCTAATATAGCGTGATAAGGTGACTGAGCCCTCTTGCAAATGTCTAGCACCcaattaatgataacaaataatGTCACAGTGacacattatatgtatgttgtatatagATTGAcacatttcccacaatgcaccattCAAAATAGCAGGTTTGCAAGTCTCGCTATTGATCTAGAGAGAATTAGATGTACACCAACCTgacacaaatgtacattgtcTTTCTTTTGTATCAATAAAATATCCCAAAAAATCAAAACTGGTCCTGGTTAATACTATTAATGTCTGTACTAAATTATCTTTCTGGTTATATCATTATATGGAACAGTGAACTGTTTTCCATTCCTGAAAACACACTCTTTGACAAAtgttttggaggatgtggtagCCCTCGGTGAAATGACCTGTTTAATTACAGGGCATTAGTAACAAACTCACATAAAAAACAGAATGTCTTATCAAAGGGAACGCCATTGAAtaaccattttttttcattagagTATATTATGAAGGTTTTTATTCACCAAAACTGTAGTAATATGGTGCTGGCTtgttaaatttacaatttaccaGTATCCAGGTATTGAGTCACACTTCTTTGTCCTCGTACATGAATATTTTGGTGTCAaaaattatagatttttcagtgtttttgttagggTCGTTTAAAACAGGTACAATCCATGAGAACTCCCCAACTTTATTTCCCTGGGCTACCTAGCAAAGTTATGGTACAAGGTTTGGAAATCTTTTACCAGACCACCCCTCTCTGTAACCAGGGTCCCAAAACCTTGGCAAAACCATTGTATTAATGCTGATATGGGAAGGAAGTGGGTAAAATCCACCTAAGTTCCACAGGTTATTGCTGGGGTTCAATACAAAACATTTAGTACATGTTATGGAATTCCGTAAATctgtcaattttaccagatttcccctcTCTGTTAATGGGACAttaaaccttagcaaaaaaaacacagttttttaCTTCAATCCTATGATATTCTGGCTCTAAACCAGTCAGTAACATCATTGCAGTGTATCACCACTGGAGTTGTACCTAAACTATTAAACCGTATTTTAGACAATCtgatgtttgattttttttttggcagcACACATTCTCCTTTTACTTGGCTGTCTTATCTGTAAATTCACAGCTTTCatacaaaaacatttcaaatttgaaaactatACAATTCCAATCACTGTTTAAGCACCTCATCTTTTTCCTCGTCATGATCATCAAGTTCTTTCCTGATTTGTTCCACCAAATCAGGGGGTTGTTGATATTTCCGAGCAAAGTCATGTTTCCTCCAAGGTGCCTTGGCAATTTCAGCATTGTCAATGTCTTTGGGTCTAAGTTTGACTTTCTCATAACTGATACCTTCCAGGTGATACCGTTCCCATTTCCTACCCCATGGTCTCGGCTTCATCCTAACCTGTACGAATAGAATGAAGAAATGTTTATTTAAGAGGATTTAAGTATTCACTTAATATCTAAAATCACACCAACTGAGGACCCACCATTACCTctaaaagagagagagagagagagagagagagagagagagagagagagagagagagagagagagagagagagagagagagagagagagagagagagagagagagagagagagagagagagagagaagagagagagagagagagagagagagagagagagagagagagagagagagagagagagagagagagagagagagagagagagacacacacacacacacacacaatgggCCTTTTTGATAAATCACAAATGAGAACTTGGTCACAAGTAttgtggtaaaaaaaaaagtgcaccATATCCGGACTGTGTGATGTAATAAGCACAATTTATGGATTAAAGTAAGTCTTACTTGGGTATCATTGGTGGGTATAGGGTCAGTATGGCTGTGTTGTTTGGGTACCATGCATGATGTGTTATGTGACTTGCATGGGCATCAGTGATGGGGTGTATGGAGTTCCTAGGGCAATATTATATGGGTACAATGAATATCAGGATCAAGTGACTTACCTGGATATCATTAATCGGTATAGGGTCACCTGGGTTGTGATTTATGGGTACCATATCTGAATCAAATGTACTGTACTGGGGCAGTGCATCCCTTAGGTATAACAAATGCTCATCTACACTTTTCTCcaacttcaatatttcaatatttagtaTGAGAGGGTTGTACAATTCATAACATACTTCGGTGCCTGTAAAGGATTGTGTAAAAAGAAGGAAAATGTGTTTAATAACAGTGAAACGACTATGCATAAAAGAGAGAAATTGTAATTGTACTAAAGTATTACATATACTAATCAACTATCATAGCCTTCATTTCTGGTCTAAGccattctgattaaaatccaatgtagtatacagatcacaatttctttttggctgttacatttactgtcacgtgtacactacatcggattttattCAGATTGGGTCCAAACCTGCTTCTGAATAGTACTCCTAATGGCCATCCTTTGTCTTTGAATAAGAAATATTCAGGCATCAAATACATATTCCAGTTAACAGAAcgatgaaatatttcataatttggcCAATAGCAGTGGTATTCATAGGGCGATTTGGGGATGGAAGTGAGAGCCACAATAGTTGAGTATTGTAGCATAAATACAGCAGACACAACATTACCACTCATTTCTCGTATTGTTCCTGTTATACCGGGTACTATTTTTTTTAGTGACTACCAGTAATTAAAAATACCTAATCACAACTGTAATGCTCCAGAATGTAATACAGCCTCAATTTACTTAGTTTTGTGCATACCACAGTAGGCATGACAAAAAAATGTTAACGTCACCTTGCCAAATCTGGGGCATCTTTGTGCAATGTTTACCTGTGAAATACCCACCTCCCCTTCAGTAAACCGGAATATGGCATATTTATTGCAATCACTTATCTCTGTTCTTACCTAGTCCATCAATCACATTTCTCAGGGTACAAGTGGCTCCGAGACCAAATCCTCCTCTCTTGATGCAGATTCCTGCAAATCTGCTTTTCTTGCCAGGTGCACACGGATCAGACATTGTGATGGCAACAATACTACCTGTGGATTCAAATAGGAAGCGATATTGTTCAGTTGGGTAGGGAATTCCAAGAAGTGAGACTGGTCACATGATTTGGAAGTTTAGGAAAATGGGATCGATTCCTTGATTAGGAGGTTTACTTTGGAAGCCAGATTGTTTAATTGATATGGTAGATTATAGAGGCAATGTGATGGTTTACAATGTACTTGATTAGGGTATTTATTTAGAAAATGAGATTGTATATTTGGTTAGAAGGTTCCAATAGGAGGTGAAACGAAGTAAAGATTTACTTCCTTAGAAAGTTTCGGGGGAAAAAAGACAATGTTTGGAACTTGGTTAGGGAGTTCCATATGGGAGAGAGATGATTTAGTTGGTTAGGGAGTTTCTGAAAGTAAGATTGTTCACTTTTTAGGGAGTTTATTTAGGAAATGAGATTGCATACATGGTTAGGGGTTCCAATTGGTGGTGAAagtatttacaatgtacttgatTTGGAAGGTTATAAGGAAATGAGATTGTTTAAAACTTGGTTTGGGAGTTTAATAGGAGAGAGACTTTAATAAGGTAGGGAGTTTCTGAAAGTGAACTTTTTTAGGGAGTTTATTTAAGAAATGAGATTGTGTACTTGGTTAGGGGGTTTAGTTCGGATAAGATTGCATACTTGGTTAGGGGATTCCAATTGGCgaaaatatttacttttttagATAGTTATAATGGGGTTTTTGTATTTAGAGTGTCAGCTACCAAAGAATTAGTCTTGggtacccagactcttgccgttgagggctccACCACCACGAAGCAGAGTTTGGGAAATTACAATGTCGTCTATTGTAAGGAGCAACATGGCCACTGTTGAGATTTGGGACAGTCACTGATGGACAAAAGTGATtctgaattttcattttcatcaactcagtatatatttaacagaaatcgtggtatatatatgttttgaaaaCCACCTTTGTTAGGAGTTAAATCAAAATACTCTTAGCAAGAGTTGACACCATGTGATTTTACTGCAGAGGTCatgttgttgtgggtcagcTCTCCGTGCAGCCATCTTGTAACAATCACTGTTTTGTATTTTCCCAGTCTCTGCTCGGGTGGAGtggcgccctcaacggcaagagcctgggtaaccaagactacccTGGCAAAGAATATGATAATCCAATTTCATCATGATTCCCTTGTCTTTACACAAACAACCGTCATTCCATTGTAACGATGCCAACACTTACCAACATAAAACTCAGGAATATTAAGAACTTTTCTTCTTCTCAGCATATCTTGTCTTTCAAGATAATCTCTAAGTTTTGACCTTCTGCCTGGTCTGTGTTTTGGTGGAAAGAACTCTGGGCTGATGAATTTTTTAGGCTTGCCATCATCTACTGGTTGCCAATAATCTAGGTCCGCTCGTTCATGAAGATTTGATCCTGGTTGTGAGTGTGGTTGCTTTGCTCTGTTCACACATGTTGTACTGAGACAGCGGGCATATACTGACCCTATATTAGAAACTGTCAGAAAATCATTGTTAGATTTGAACACCTACAGGGCTGTCCTATTGGATCATGCCAATAGTGTTGTCCTATTGGACGCCAATAGGGTTGCCATCTAGGACCTGCAGGGCTGTCATATTGGACGTCAATAGGATTGTCCTGTAGGACCTACAGGGCTGTCCTATAGCCTATAGGACACCAATAGGGTTGCCCTGTATGAGCCATGTCCAAAACCTCCATACGACGCACTATAGGGCTGCCCTATCAAAATATCCTGTAGGATGCCCTACATGATCTTATAGGATTTGTTTTTGTAAGTACAGCCAATAAGCCATTTTGACGACTTGGTATTTAATGTCAGGGTTTGGAAATGTCTGATATTTTGTGGGGGCAGGTAATGTGCAATTTAGCTGAACTATCAAGCCAACTCTGAATCGCTTCCGTCTAGTTCCGTTAACTTTGCaggaattgtagtgtttgcCTCCAGTTAAACATCAGGACAagaactgaagaaaaaaatcctcaaaatcacagcaaacgctacaattattgcagcttgGTTACTACTATACTATGGGTGTTTTTATGCCTATTTGTAATACTAATTATTGAGCTCGAAGTCCCATCTATGGATAAATGCacaaaatgtttgtgttttcaaaaattGTTGTTGAACTTCAACAAGGATTTCGTAGTGCAttaaaataacccccccccccctcctcgtataccccccccccccctcctcgcACAGGGAGCTAATAAGTACAAGCACTTGAAccaatatctatgaaaatataaataaaacagtatAATGTTCACCTCTATTGTGTCAGTGTCTATCT from Glandiceps talaboti chromosome 3, keGlaTala1.1, whole genome shotgun sequence carries:
- the LOC144432872 gene encoding large ribosomal subunit protein bL19m-like — encoded protein: MASLCSINFRHLSCSVSNIGSVYARCLSTTCVNRAKQPHSQPGSNLHERADLDYWQPVDDGKPKKFISPEFFPPKHRPGRRSKLRDYLERQDMLRRRKVLNIPEFYVGSIVAITMSDPCAPGKKSRFAGICIKRGGFGLGATCTLRNVIDGLGTEVCYELYNPLILNIEILKLEKSVDEHLLYLRDALPQYSTFDSDMVPINHNPGDPIPINDIQVRMKPRPWGRKWERYHLEGISYEKVKLRPKDIDNAEIAKAPWRKHDFARKYQQPPDLVEQIRKELDDHDEEKDEVLKQ